From bacterium:
TCAGCGAATATTTCAGGAGGGGAGGCGACGACAAAAATCAGAGAAGTTCTGAGACAATTCGCTAGTAAGAGGATAAAGCCGGATTTGATAATAGACGCCGGTAATTTGCCTAAAAATAAACCCTCAAAAATTATTGATTTAACAAAAGAAAAACCCCTGACTATCCGTTTCTGATATACTAACAATATATATAAATAGTAATTGGGTAATTGCGGCAATTACTGTAATTACAAAATTACTTAATTACCAAAAACTATGATTCTTATTTACTCCACATTTTCCAATAAAGAAGAAGCCGAAAAAATGGCCGAGGCCTTAATTAGGGAAAAACTGGCCGCCTGCGTTAATATTTTGGCGAGTGATTCAATTTACGCCGGAGAAGGCAAGATTGAAAAATCAAAAGAGGTAGTCGCCATTATCAAAACCCGGAAGATTAATTTCAAAAAAGTGGAAAAATTTATTTTGAAAAATCACAGTTATAAAATTCCCTGC
This genomic window contains:
- the cutA gene encoding divalent-cation tolerance protein CutA, translated to MILIYSTFSNKEEAEKMAEALIREKLAACVNILASDSIYAGEGKIEKSKEVVAIIKTRKINFKKVEKFILKNHSYKIPCVIGISVRKVNKKYFHWLKETLK